One window of the Candidatus Eremiobacteraceae bacterium genome contains the following:
- a CDS encoding class I SAM-dependent methyltransferase: protein MSFTDGSYTGKIPEIYDSNLGKLLFVPYAEDVARRAKELNARRILEIAAGTGIVTEALARALPDATIEATDLNHAMIDFASSRRANKGVKWSVADAQQLPFDDKAFDLVVCQFGAMFFPDRAKAFREARRVLAAGGAYIVSLWEGLQRNDVARIVSDAARSVFPDDPPLFLERAPYGHGDPVAIERELRAAGFSNVAFERVEKRTRGSSRSGARGYVEGTPLRFEIEARDARRLQGVVEAATEALEKAYGGSAIDGSMSALVFTAKR, encoded by the coding sequence ATGTCGTTCACTGACGGCTCCTACACCGGTAAGATCCCCGAGATCTACGATAGCAACCTCGGAAAGCTGCTCTTCGTGCCCTACGCCGAAGACGTCGCGCGGCGCGCAAAGGAACTAAACGCTCGCCGCATTCTCGAAATCGCCGCCGGTACCGGCATCGTCACCGAGGCGCTCGCGCGCGCCTTGCCCGATGCAACGATCGAAGCGACCGACTTGAACCACGCGATGATCGATTTCGCGTCGTCGCGGCGAGCGAACAAGGGAGTCAAATGGTCGGTAGCCGACGCGCAACAGCTTCCGTTCGACGACAAAGCCTTCGACCTCGTCGTATGCCAGTTCGGCGCGATGTTCTTCCCCGATCGAGCCAAGGCGTTTCGCGAGGCTCGACGTGTTCTCGCGGCCGGAGGAGCCTACATCGTAAGCTTGTGGGAGGGCCTCCAACGTAACGACGTCGCGCGAATCGTCTCCGACGCGGCGAGGTCGGTCTTCCCCGATGACCCGCCGTTATTCTTGGAGCGCGCGCCATACGGTCACGGTGATCCAGTCGCCATCGAGCGCGAGCTGCGAGCTGCCGGGTTCTCAAACGTCGCATTCGAACGAGTCGAAAAACGCACGCGCGGTTCTTCTCGATCTGGTGCGCGTGGATACGTCGAGGGAACACCGCTGCGCTTCGAGATCGAGGCGCGCGACGCGCGGCGCCTGCAAGGCGTCGTCGAAGCGGCGACAGAGGCGCTCGAAAAGGCGTACGGGGGCAGTGCCATCGACGGCTCGATGTCGGCACTCGTCTTTACCGCGAAGAGATGA
- a CDS encoding HDIG domain-containing protein, with translation MSSDAVSLAPPSRDAAWALVQENVREEGLRRHMLAVECVMRAYARKIGEDEDRWGITGLLHDFDWEIHPNTEQHPEEGCKMLEGAGWPPDIVRAIRGHASYLNVPRDTQMAKALFACDELTGFIGAVVAVRPNKSIREVEVRSVRKKLKDKSFAAKVNREEVVQGAQEFGVDLDEHIAFIIATLTENAAALGM, from the coding sequence ATGAGTTCGGATGCCGTTTCGCTTGCGCCGCCGAGCCGCGACGCCGCGTGGGCGCTCGTCCAGGAAAACGTCCGCGAAGAAGGTCTACGGCGCCACATGCTCGCCGTCGAGTGCGTCATGCGCGCCTATGCGCGCAAGATCGGTGAAGACGAGGACCGTTGGGGCATCACCGGTTTGCTCCACGACTTTGATTGGGAGATCCACCCGAACACCGAGCAGCATCCCGAAGAAGGCTGCAAGATGCTCGAAGGAGCCGGCTGGCCACCGGATATCGTCCGCGCGATCCGAGGTCACGCTTCGTATCTGAACGTGCCGCGCGATACTCAGATGGCCAAAGCGCTCTTCGCCTGCGACGAACTCACCGGATTCATCGGCGCCGTCGTCGCCGTGCGCCCGAACAAGTCGATCCGCGAGGTCGAAGTCAGGTCAGTTCGCAAGAAACTCAAGGACAAGAGCTTCGCCGCGAAAGTCAACCGCGAGGAAGTCGTACAGGGCGCGCAAGAGTTCGGCGTCGACCTCGACGAGCACATCGCATTCATCATCGCCACGCTCACCGAAAACGCTGCCGCCCTCGGGATGTGA